The Arachis hypogaea cultivar Tifrunner chromosome 19, arahy.Tifrunner.gnm2.J5K5, whole genome shotgun sequence genome has a window encoding:
- the LOC112775831 gene encoding DNA mismatch repair protein MSH1, mitochondrial isoform X3, protein MCSLKEGTLNWEMLQFKSRFPREVLLCRVGDFYEALGIDACILVEYAGLNPFGGLRSDSIPKAGCPVVNLRQTLDDLTNNGFSVCIVEEVQGPTQARSRKGRFISGHAHPGNPYVYGLVGVDHDLDFPEPMPVIGISRSARGYCMILVLETMKTYSIEDGLTEEAVVTKLRTSRYHHLFLHVSLRQNSSGTFRWGEFGEGGLLWGECRSRHVEWFDGNAISEILSKVKELYDLDNEVIFRNKTVHSENRPQSLTLGTATQIGAIPTEGIPSLLKVILPPNCTGLPVLYIRDLLLNPPSYEIGSTIQAICKLMSSVSCSIPEFTCVSSAKLVKLLELRETNHIEFCRIKNILDEILQMHRASELNEILRLLIDPTWVATGLKLDFETLVDGCELASGKICEIIFLDGESDQKFSSFRGFPNEFFEDMESSWKGRVKRIHIDDVFTEVERAAEALYLAVTEDFGPIVSRIKAMSASLGGPKGEILYAREHEAIWFKGKRFTPTVWAGSPGEEQIKQLKPAFDSKGKRVGDEWYTTMKVEDALTRYHEASSKAKARVLEVLRELSTELQSNINIIVFSSMLLVIAKALFSHVSEGRRRKWTFPTLAVSHSFKDVKPLEGYEGMKIVGLVPYWLNIAQGSAVQNTVDMKSLFLLTGPNGGGKSSILRSVCAAALLGICGLMVPAESALIPYFDSIMLHMKSYDSPADEKSSFQVEMSELRTIITGTTKRSLVLIDEICRGTEIAKGTCIAGSVIESLDQIGCLGIVSTHLHGILNLPLNLKDTVQKAMGTVCIDGQTKPTWKLTDGICKESLAFETAKREGIPEIIIQRAQDLYLSVYAKDRLSGENFPKLEQYSSSMKNNNFDQEQFDSRRNSPEEISIANQVEVLQQEVENAVTVICQEKMMELRRKKISSELMEIKCVLINAREKPPPSTVGSSSVYVMFRPDNKIYVGQTDDLEGRVSTHRSKEGMQNALFLYFLVQGKSLACQFETLLINQLPSHGFQVANVADGKHRNFGTSNLYIECATSS, encoded by the exons atgtgTAGTCTCAAGGAAGGAACACTCAACTGGGAAATGTTGCAGTTCAAGTCAAGATTTCCACGAGAAGTTTTGCTTTGCAga GTTGGTGACTTTTATGAAGCACTTGGAATAGATGCTTGTATTCTTGTTGAATACGCGGGTTTAAACCCCTTCGGTGGTCTGCGATCGGATAGTATTCCTAAGGCTGGTTGCCCAGTTGTG AATCTTCGACAGACCTTAGATGATTTGACAAATAATGGTTTTTCAGTG TGCATTGTGGAGGAAGTTCAGGGTCCAACTCAAGCTCGATCTAGGAAAGGTCGATTCATATCTGG ACATGCTCATCCTGGAAATCCATATGTATATGGACTTGTTGGGGTTGATCATGACCTGGACTTCCCAGAACCAATGCCTGTAATAG GAATATCACGTTCTGCAAGGGGCTATTGCATGATTTTAGTCCTTGAAACCATGAAGACATACTCTATAGAAGATGGTTTGACAGAGGAAGCAGTAGTGACAAAACTTCGTACTAGTCGATACCATCACTTATTCCTTCACGTGTCTTTAAGACAGAACTCTTCTG GAACCTTCCGTTGGGGAGAATTTGGTGAGGGAGGGCTTTTATGGGGGGAATGCAGATCCAGACATGTTGAATGGTTTGATGGAAATGCTATATCTGAAATTTTGTCTAAG GTGAAGGAGCTTTATGATCTTGACAATGAGGTCATATTTAGGAACAAGACTGTTCATTCAGAAAACCGGCCACAATCTTTAACTCTAGGAACAGCAACACAAATTG GAGCCATACCAACTGAAGGAATACCTTCTTTGTTGAAAGTGATACTTCCACCAAATTGCACTGGGTTGCCTGTATT GTATATAAGAGATCTTCTTTTGAATCCTCCCTCGTATGAGATTGGCTCCACGATTCAAG CAATATGCAAACTTATGAGCAGTGTATCATGCTCAATTCCTGAATTCACCTGTGTTTCATCAGCAAAG CTGGTAAAACTACTTGAATTGCGGGAGACCAACCATATTGAATTTTGTAGAATCAAGAATATTCTTGACGAAATTTTGCAGATGCACAGAGCCTCTGAACTTAATGAAATATTGAGACTTTTAATTGATCCCACGTGGGTGGCAACTGGTTTAAAATTGGACTTTGAGACCTTG gttGATGGATGTGAATTAGCATCGGGTAAGATTTGTGAAATAATTTTTCTGGATGGTGAGAGTGATCAGAAATTCAGTTCATTTCGTGGCTTTCCAAATGAATTCTTTGAGGATATGGAGTCTTCGTGGAAAGGTCGAGTAAAAAGAATCCATATTGATGATGTATTTACTGAAGTGGAAAGAGCAGCTGAGGCCTTATATTTAGCA GTTACTGAAGATTTTGGTCCTATTGTTTCTAGAATAAAAGCTATGTCAGCTTCACTTGGAGGCCCTAAGGGAGAAATATTATATGCTCGTGAGCATGAAGCAATTTGGTTTAAGGGCAAACGCTTCACTCCAACTGTTTGGGCTGGTAGCCCTGGGGAGGAACAAATCAAACAGCTTAAACCTGCTTTTGATTCTAAGGGTAAAAGGGTAGGTGATGAATGGTATACCACAATGAAGGTGGAAGATGCCTTAACAAG GTATCATGAAGCAAGTTCCAAAGCCAAAGCAAGAGTTCTGGAAGTTTTAAGGGAACTTTCTACAGAGTTACAATCAAATATAAACATCATTGTCTTTTCTTCCATGTTGCTTGTCATAGCGAAAGCATTATTTTCTCATGTGAG TGAAGGGAGAAGAAGGAAATGGACATTTCCAACACTAGCAGTGTCCCATAGTTTTAAG GATGTGAAACCATTGGAGGGatacgaagggatgaagatagtTGGTTTAGTACCTTACTGGTTGAACATAGCACAAGGAAGTGCCGTGCAGAATACCGTTGATATGAAATCATTGTTTCTGTTGACAGGACCAAATGGGGGTGGTAAATCAAGTATTCTTCGCTCAGTTTGTGCTGCTGCATTACTTGGGATATGTGGTCTTATGGTTCCAGCTGAATCAGCCCTGATTCCTTATTTTGATTCTATCATGCTTCATATGAAATCTTATGATAGCCCAGCTGATGAAAAAAGTTCATTCCAG GTAGAAATGTCAGAGCTTCGAACAATCATCACCGGAACTACTAAAAGAAGCCTTGTGCTTATTGACGAAATTTGCCGAGGAACAGAAATTGCAAAAGGCACTTGTATTGCAGGCAGCGTCATTGAATCTCTTGATCAAATTGGTTGTCTGGGTATTGTATCTACTCACTTGCATGGAATACTTAATCTGCCACTCAACCTCAAGGATACTGTCCAAAAAGCGATGGGGACGGTATGCATTGATGGACAAACAAAGCCAACGTGGAAGCTGACAGATGGAATATGCAAAGAAAGTCTTGCATTTGAAACGGCCAAGAGGGAAGGGATTCCTGAGATTATTATTCAAAGAGCACAAGATCTTTATCTGTCAGTTTATGCAAAGGACCGACTTTCTGGAGAGAATTTCCCAAAGCTGGAACAATATTCTTCTtccatgaaaaataataattttgatcaAGAACAATTTGATTCAAGACGAAATTCTCCTGAGGAAATATCGATAGCTAATCAAGTGGAAGTTTTACAGCAGGAGGTTGAGAATGCTGTCACTGTAATATGCCAGGAGAAGATGATGGAGCTCCGAAGAAAGAAGATCTCATCAGAGTTGATGGAGATAAAATGTGTCCTAATTAATGCAAGAGAGAAACCACCTCCATCGACAGTAGGTTCTTCGAGTGTCTATGTGATGTTCAGACCAGATAACAAAATCTATGTAGGACAG ACGGATGATCTTGAGGGCCGAGTTTCCACGCATCGATCAAAAGAAGGAATGCAGAATGCATTGTTCCTTTATTTTCTTGTCCAAGGAAAGAGCTTGGCATGCCAGTTTGAAACTCTACTCATCAACCAGCTTCCTAGTCATGGCTTTCAGGTAGCCAATGTGGCCGATGGCAAGCATCGGAATTTTGGCACATCCAACCTTTACATAGAATGTGCTACCAGTTCTTGA
- the LOC112775831 gene encoding DNA mismatch repair protein MSH1, mitochondrial isoform X2: protein MIKIFLTYCGGRRFAFSHRMDVCKKPSTLQLLKRLEYSNLLGLDCNLRNGSLKEGTLNWEMLQFKSRFPREVLLCRVGDFYEALGIDACILVEYAGLNPFGGLRSDSIPKAGCPVVNLRQTLDDLTNNGFSVCIVEEVQGPTQARSRKGRFISGHAHPGNPYVYGLVGVDHDLDFPEPMPVIGISRSARGYCMILVLETMKTYSIEDGLTEEAVVTKLRTSRYHHLFLHVSLRQNSSGTFRWGEFGEGGLLWGECRSRHVEWFDGNAISEILSKVKELYDLDNEVIFRNKTVHSENRPQSLTLGTATQIGAIPTEGIPSLLKVILPPNCTGLPVLYIRDLLLNPPSYEIGSTIQAICKLMSSVSCSIPEFTCVSSAKLVKLLELRETNHIEFCRIKNILDEILQMHRASELNEILRLLIDPTWVATGLKLDFETLVDGCELASGKICEIIFLDGESDQKFSSFRGFPNEFFEDMESSWKGRVKRIHIDDVFTEVERAAEALYLAVTEDFGPIVSRIKAMSASLGGPKGEILYAREHEAIWFKGKRFTPTVWAGSPGEEQIKQLKPAFDSKGKRVGDEWYTTMKVEDALTRYHEASSKAKARVLEVLRELSTELQSNINIIVFSSMLLVIAKALFSHVSEGRRRKWTFPTLAVSHSFKDVKPLEGYEGMKIVGLVPYWLNIAQGSAVQNTVDMKSLFLLTGPNGGGKSSILRSVCAAALLGICGLMVPAESALIPYFDSIMLHMKSYDSPADEKSSFQVEMSELRTIITGTTKRSLVLIDEICRGTEIAKGTCIAGSVIESLDQIGCLGIVSTHLHGILNLPLNLKDTVQKAMGTVCIDGQTKPTWKLTDGICKESLAFETAKREGIPEIIIQRAQDLYLSVYAKDRLSGENFPKLEQYSSSMKNNNFDQEQFDSRRNSPEEISIANQVEVLQQEVENAVTVICQEKMMELRRKKISSELMEIKCVLINAREKPPPSTVGSSSVYVMFRPDNKIYVGQTDDLEGRVSTHRSKEGMQNALFLYFLVQGKSLACQFETLLINQLPSHGFQVANVADGKHRNFGTSNLYIECATSS, encoded by the exons ATGATAAAGATCTTTCTCACATATTGTGGTGGAAGGAGGTTTGCTTTCTCACAT AGAATGGATGTGTGCAAAAAGCCTTCAACTCTTCAGTTGCTGAAAAGGCTCGAATATTCCAACCTGTTGGGCTTGGACTGTAACTTGAGAAATGGAAG TCTCAAGGAAGGAACACTCAACTGGGAAATGTTGCAGTTCAAGTCAAGATTTCCACGAGAAGTTTTGCTTTGCAga GTTGGTGACTTTTATGAAGCACTTGGAATAGATGCTTGTATTCTTGTTGAATACGCGGGTTTAAACCCCTTCGGTGGTCTGCGATCGGATAGTATTCCTAAGGCTGGTTGCCCAGTTGTG AATCTTCGACAGACCTTAGATGATTTGACAAATAATGGTTTTTCAGTG TGCATTGTGGAGGAAGTTCAGGGTCCAACTCAAGCTCGATCTAGGAAAGGTCGATTCATATCTGG ACATGCTCATCCTGGAAATCCATATGTATATGGACTTGTTGGGGTTGATCATGACCTGGACTTCCCAGAACCAATGCCTGTAATAG GAATATCACGTTCTGCAAGGGGCTATTGCATGATTTTAGTCCTTGAAACCATGAAGACATACTCTATAGAAGATGGTTTGACAGAGGAAGCAGTAGTGACAAAACTTCGTACTAGTCGATACCATCACTTATTCCTTCACGTGTCTTTAAGACAGAACTCTTCTG GAACCTTCCGTTGGGGAGAATTTGGTGAGGGAGGGCTTTTATGGGGGGAATGCAGATCCAGACATGTTGAATGGTTTGATGGAAATGCTATATCTGAAATTTTGTCTAAG GTGAAGGAGCTTTATGATCTTGACAATGAGGTCATATTTAGGAACAAGACTGTTCATTCAGAAAACCGGCCACAATCTTTAACTCTAGGAACAGCAACACAAATTG GAGCCATACCAACTGAAGGAATACCTTCTTTGTTGAAAGTGATACTTCCACCAAATTGCACTGGGTTGCCTGTATT GTATATAAGAGATCTTCTTTTGAATCCTCCCTCGTATGAGATTGGCTCCACGATTCAAG CAATATGCAAACTTATGAGCAGTGTATCATGCTCAATTCCTGAATTCACCTGTGTTTCATCAGCAAAG CTGGTAAAACTACTTGAATTGCGGGAGACCAACCATATTGAATTTTGTAGAATCAAGAATATTCTTGACGAAATTTTGCAGATGCACAGAGCCTCTGAACTTAATGAAATATTGAGACTTTTAATTGATCCCACGTGGGTGGCAACTGGTTTAAAATTGGACTTTGAGACCTTG gttGATGGATGTGAATTAGCATCGGGTAAGATTTGTGAAATAATTTTTCTGGATGGTGAGAGTGATCAGAAATTCAGTTCATTTCGTGGCTTTCCAAATGAATTCTTTGAGGATATGGAGTCTTCGTGGAAAGGTCGAGTAAAAAGAATCCATATTGATGATGTATTTACTGAAGTGGAAAGAGCAGCTGAGGCCTTATATTTAGCA GTTACTGAAGATTTTGGTCCTATTGTTTCTAGAATAAAAGCTATGTCAGCTTCACTTGGAGGCCCTAAGGGAGAAATATTATATGCTCGTGAGCATGAAGCAATTTGGTTTAAGGGCAAACGCTTCACTCCAACTGTTTGGGCTGGTAGCCCTGGGGAGGAACAAATCAAACAGCTTAAACCTGCTTTTGATTCTAAGGGTAAAAGGGTAGGTGATGAATGGTATACCACAATGAAGGTGGAAGATGCCTTAACAAG GTATCATGAAGCAAGTTCCAAAGCCAAAGCAAGAGTTCTGGAAGTTTTAAGGGAACTTTCTACAGAGTTACAATCAAATATAAACATCATTGTCTTTTCTTCCATGTTGCTTGTCATAGCGAAAGCATTATTTTCTCATGTGAG TGAAGGGAGAAGAAGGAAATGGACATTTCCAACACTAGCAGTGTCCCATAGTTTTAAG GATGTGAAACCATTGGAGGGatacgaagggatgaagatagtTGGTTTAGTACCTTACTGGTTGAACATAGCACAAGGAAGTGCCGTGCAGAATACCGTTGATATGAAATCATTGTTTCTGTTGACAGGACCAAATGGGGGTGGTAAATCAAGTATTCTTCGCTCAGTTTGTGCTGCTGCATTACTTGGGATATGTGGTCTTATGGTTCCAGCTGAATCAGCCCTGATTCCTTATTTTGATTCTATCATGCTTCATATGAAATCTTATGATAGCCCAGCTGATGAAAAAAGTTCATTCCAG GTAGAAATGTCAGAGCTTCGAACAATCATCACCGGAACTACTAAAAGAAGCCTTGTGCTTATTGACGAAATTTGCCGAGGAACAGAAATTGCAAAAGGCACTTGTATTGCAGGCAGCGTCATTGAATCTCTTGATCAAATTGGTTGTCTGGGTATTGTATCTACTCACTTGCATGGAATACTTAATCTGCCACTCAACCTCAAGGATACTGTCCAAAAAGCGATGGGGACGGTATGCATTGATGGACAAACAAAGCCAACGTGGAAGCTGACAGATGGAATATGCAAAGAAAGTCTTGCATTTGAAACGGCCAAGAGGGAAGGGATTCCTGAGATTATTATTCAAAGAGCACAAGATCTTTATCTGTCAGTTTATGCAAAGGACCGACTTTCTGGAGAGAATTTCCCAAAGCTGGAACAATATTCTTCTtccatgaaaaataataattttgatcaAGAACAATTTGATTCAAGACGAAATTCTCCTGAGGAAATATCGATAGCTAATCAAGTGGAAGTTTTACAGCAGGAGGTTGAGAATGCTGTCACTGTAATATGCCAGGAGAAGATGATGGAGCTCCGAAGAAAGAAGATCTCATCAGAGTTGATGGAGATAAAATGTGTCCTAATTAATGCAAGAGAGAAACCACCTCCATCGACAGTAGGTTCTTCGAGTGTCTATGTGATGTTCAGACCAGATAACAAAATCTATGTAGGACAG ACGGATGATCTTGAGGGCCGAGTTTCCACGCATCGATCAAAAGAAGGAATGCAGAATGCATTGTTCCTTTATTTTCTTGTCCAAGGAAAGAGCTTGGCATGCCAGTTTGAAACTCTACTCATCAACCAGCTTCCTAGTCATGGCTTTCAGGTAGCCAATGTGGCCGATGGCAAGCATCGGAATTTTGGCACATCCAACCTTTACATAGAATGTGCTACCAGTTCTTGA
- the LOC112775831 gene encoding DNA mismatch repair protein MSH1, mitochondrial isoform X1, producing the protein MRALSARNIVVLLPRWLHRPHFPPSSPAPPCTSFLPSRTLITNRHLEKVSGFKDRKVLRGSTKATKKQRVPNNVLDDKDLSHILWWKERMDVCKKPSTLQLLKRLEYSNLLGLDCNLRNGSLKEGTLNWEMLQFKSRFPREVLLCRVGDFYEALGIDACILVEYAGLNPFGGLRSDSIPKAGCPVVNLRQTLDDLTNNGFSVCIVEEVQGPTQARSRKGRFISGHAHPGNPYVYGLVGVDHDLDFPEPMPVIGISRSARGYCMILVLETMKTYSIEDGLTEEAVVTKLRTSRYHHLFLHVSLRQNSSGTFRWGEFGEGGLLWGECRSRHVEWFDGNAISEILSKVKELYDLDNEVIFRNKTVHSENRPQSLTLGTATQIGAIPTEGIPSLLKVILPPNCTGLPVLYIRDLLLNPPSYEIGSTIQAICKLMSSVSCSIPEFTCVSSAKLVKLLELRETNHIEFCRIKNILDEILQMHRASELNEILRLLIDPTWVATGLKLDFETLVDGCELASGKICEIIFLDGESDQKFSSFRGFPNEFFEDMESSWKGRVKRIHIDDVFTEVERAAEALYLAVTEDFGPIVSRIKAMSASLGGPKGEILYAREHEAIWFKGKRFTPTVWAGSPGEEQIKQLKPAFDSKGKRVGDEWYTTMKVEDALTRYHEASSKAKARVLEVLRELSTELQSNINIIVFSSMLLVIAKALFSHVSEGRRRKWTFPTLAVSHSFKDVKPLEGYEGMKIVGLVPYWLNIAQGSAVQNTVDMKSLFLLTGPNGGGKSSILRSVCAAALLGICGLMVPAESALIPYFDSIMLHMKSYDSPADEKSSFQVEMSELRTIITGTTKRSLVLIDEICRGTEIAKGTCIAGSVIESLDQIGCLGIVSTHLHGILNLPLNLKDTVQKAMGTVCIDGQTKPTWKLTDGICKESLAFETAKREGIPEIIIQRAQDLYLSVYAKDRLSGENFPKLEQYSSSMKNNNFDQEQFDSRRNSPEEISIANQVEVLQQEVENAVTVICQEKMMELRRKKISSELMEIKCVLINAREKPPPSTVGSSSVYVMFRPDNKIYVGQTDDLEGRVSTHRSKEGMQNALFLYFLVQGKSLACQFETLLINQLPSHGFQVANVADGKHRNFGTSNLYIECATSS; encoded by the exons ATGCGCGCTCTGTCAGCTCGAAACATCGTCGTTTTGTTACCCCGATGGCTCCACCGTCctcacttccctccttcttctCCTGCACCGCCATGCACCTCATTCCTCCCCTCGAGAACGCTTAT AACAAATAGACATCTGGAGAAAGTGTCAGGTTTTAAAGATAGGAAGGTCCTCAGGGGTAGCACTAAAGCAACTAAGAAGCAGAGAGTACCAAACAATGTTTTAGATGATAAAGATCTTTCTCACATATTGTGGTGGAAGGAG AGAATGGATGTGTGCAAAAAGCCTTCAACTCTTCAGTTGCTGAAAAGGCTCGAATATTCCAACCTGTTGGGCTTGGACTGTAACTTGAGAAATGGAAG TCTCAAGGAAGGAACACTCAACTGGGAAATGTTGCAGTTCAAGTCAAGATTTCCACGAGAAGTTTTGCTTTGCAga GTTGGTGACTTTTATGAAGCACTTGGAATAGATGCTTGTATTCTTGTTGAATACGCGGGTTTAAACCCCTTCGGTGGTCTGCGATCGGATAGTATTCCTAAGGCTGGTTGCCCAGTTGTG AATCTTCGACAGACCTTAGATGATTTGACAAATAATGGTTTTTCAGTG TGCATTGTGGAGGAAGTTCAGGGTCCAACTCAAGCTCGATCTAGGAAAGGTCGATTCATATCTGG ACATGCTCATCCTGGAAATCCATATGTATATGGACTTGTTGGGGTTGATCATGACCTGGACTTCCCAGAACCAATGCCTGTAATAG GAATATCACGTTCTGCAAGGGGCTATTGCATGATTTTAGTCCTTGAAACCATGAAGACATACTCTATAGAAGATGGTTTGACAGAGGAAGCAGTAGTGACAAAACTTCGTACTAGTCGATACCATCACTTATTCCTTCACGTGTCTTTAAGACAGAACTCTTCTG GAACCTTCCGTTGGGGAGAATTTGGTGAGGGAGGGCTTTTATGGGGGGAATGCAGATCCAGACATGTTGAATGGTTTGATGGAAATGCTATATCTGAAATTTTGTCTAAG GTGAAGGAGCTTTATGATCTTGACAATGAGGTCATATTTAGGAACAAGACTGTTCATTCAGAAAACCGGCCACAATCTTTAACTCTAGGAACAGCAACACAAATTG GAGCCATACCAACTGAAGGAATACCTTCTTTGTTGAAAGTGATACTTCCACCAAATTGCACTGGGTTGCCTGTATT GTATATAAGAGATCTTCTTTTGAATCCTCCCTCGTATGAGATTGGCTCCACGATTCAAG CAATATGCAAACTTATGAGCAGTGTATCATGCTCAATTCCTGAATTCACCTGTGTTTCATCAGCAAAG CTGGTAAAACTACTTGAATTGCGGGAGACCAACCATATTGAATTTTGTAGAATCAAGAATATTCTTGACGAAATTTTGCAGATGCACAGAGCCTCTGAACTTAATGAAATATTGAGACTTTTAATTGATCCCACGTGGGTGGCAACTGGTTTAAAATTGGACTTTGAGACCTTG gttGATGGATGTGAATTAGCATCGGGTAAGATTTGTGAAATAATTTTTCTGGATGGTGAGAGTGATCAGAAATTCAGTTCATTTCGTGGCTTTCCAAATGAATTCTTTGAGGATATGGAGTCTTCGTGGAAAGGTCGAGTAAAAAGAATCCATATTGATGATGTATTTACTGAAGTGGAAAGAGCAGCTGAGGCCTTATATTTAGCA GTTACTGAAGATTTTGGTCCTATTGTTTCTAGAATAAAAGCTATGTCAGCTTCACTTGGAGGCCCTAAGGGAGAAATATTATATGCTCGTGAGCATGAAGCAATTTGGTTTAAGGGCAAACGCTTCACTCCAACTGTTTGGGCTGGTAGCCCTGGGGAGGAACAAATCAAACAGCTTAAACCTGCTTTTGATTCTAAGGGTAAAAGGGTAGGTGATGAATGGTATACCACAATGAAGGTGGAAGATGCCTTAACAAG GTATCATGAAGCAAGTTCCAAAGCCAAAGCAAGAGTTCTGGAAGTTTTAAGGGAACTTTCTACAGAGTTACAATCAAATATAAACATCATTGTCTTTTCTTCCATGTTGCTTGTCATAGCGAAAGCATTATTTTCTCATGTGAG TGAAGGGAGAAGAAGGAAATGGACATTTCCAACACTAGCAGTGTCCCATAGTTTTAAG GATGTGAAACCATTGGAGGGatacgaagggatgaagatagtTGGTTTAGTACCTTACTGGTTGAACATAGCACAAGGAAGTGCCGTGCAGAATACCGTTGATATGAAATCATTGTTTCTGTTGACAGGACCAAATGGGGGTGGTAAATCAAGTATTCTTCGCTCAGTTTGTGCTGCTGCATTACTTGGGATATGTGGTCTTATGGTTCCAGCTGAATCAGCCCTGATTCCTTATTTTGATTCTATCATGCTTCATATGAAATCTTATGATAGCCCAGCTGATGAAAAAAGTTCATTCCAG GTAGAAATGTCAGAGCTTCGAACAATCATCACCGGAACTACTAAAAGAAGCCTTGTGCTTATTGACGAAATTTGCCGAGGAACAGAAATTGCAAAAGGCACTTGTATTGCAGGCAGCGTCATTGAATCTCTTGATCAAATTGGTTGTCTGGGTATTGTATCTACTCACTTGCATGGAATACTTAATCTGCCACTCAACCTCAAGGATACTGTCCAAAAAGCGATGGGGACGGTATGCATTGATGGACAAACAAAGCCAACGTGGAAGCTGACAGATGGAATATGCAAAGAAAGTCTTGCATTTGAAACGGCCAAGAGGGAAGGGATTCCTGAGATTATTATTCAAAGAGCACAAGATCTTTATCTGTCAGTTTATGCAAAGGACCGACTTTCTGGAGAGAATTTCCCAAAGCTGGAACAATATTCTTCTtccatgaaaaataataattttgatcaAGAACAATTTGATTCAAGACGAAATTCTCCTGAGGAAATATCGATAGCTAATCAAGTGGAAGTTTTACAGCAGGAGGTTGAGAATGCTGTCACTGTAATATGCCAGGAGAAGATGATGGAGCTCCGAAGAAAGAAGATCTCATCAGAGTTGATGGAGATAAAATGTGTCCTAATTAATGCAAGAGAGAAACCACCTCCATCGACAGTAGGTTCTTCGAGTGTCTATGTGATGTTCAGACCAGATAACAAAATCTATGTAGGACAG ACGGATGATCTTGAGGGCCGAGTTTCCACGCATCGATCAAAAGAAGGAATGCAGAATGCATTGTTCCTTTATTTTCTTGTCCAAGGAAAGAGCTTGGCATGCCAGTTTGAAACTCTACTCATCAACCAGCTTCCTAGTCATGGCTTTCAGGTAGCCAATGTGGCCGATGGCAAGCATCGGAATTTTGGCACATCCAACCTTTACATAGAATGTGCTACCAGTTCTTGA